Proteins from a single region of Flavobacterium sp. K5-23:
- a CDS encoding bifunctional response regulator/alkaline phosphatase family protein yields the protein MDKIKILWVDDEIDYLKPHILFLEKKNYSVTTCNNGRDAIDIFDSENFDIVFLDENMPGMSGLETLSEMKEKKSSIPMIMITKSEEEYIMEEAIGSKIADYLIKPVNPNQILLSLKKNLDHSRLVSQKTTLDYQKEFRKITMEMSMVNSYEDWIELYKKLVFWELKLENINDQSMVEILESQKVEANSQFGKFIERNYEDWFLPKADKPIQSHTLFRELVVPEIVKKDKPILFVVIDNLRYDQWKSFESVVGNYYKLEKEVPYYSILPTATQYARNAIFSGLLPVEMEKQFPQYWKNDPEEGGKNLYEAEFLSAQLKRLGLKIKEDYFKITNLASGKKLVENFKGLKDNDLVTVVYNFVDMLSHAKTEMDVVKELASDDKAYRSLTLSWFKNSPLLEIIQQAQKMGFKLILTTDHGTINVKNPSKVVGDKNTSLNLRYKTGRSLTYEHKDVYAVKDPKNIGLPTINMSSSYIFAKNDLFLAYVNNYNHYVSYYKNTYQHGGISLEEMIIPFLIFNPK from the coding sequence ATGGACAAGATAAAAATACTTTGGGTTGATGACGAGATTGACTACTTGAAACCGCACATCCTTTTCTTGGAGAAAAAAAACTACAGCGTGACCACTTGTAATAACGGTAGGGATGCGATTGATATTTTTGATAGCGAGAATTTTGATATCGTATTCCTGGACGAGAATATGCCCGGGATGAGCGGACTGGAAACGCTGTCAGAAATGAAGGAGAAGAAATCCTCTATTCCTATGATTATGATCACTAAAAGTGAGGAGGAATACATTATGGAGGAAGCGATAGGTTCTAAAATTGCTGATTACCTGATTAAACCGGTGAACCCAAACCAAATCCTGTTGAGCTTGAAAAAGAATCTGGATCACTCGAGACTGGTTTCGCAAAAAACGACATTAGATTACCAGAAGGAATTCCGGAAAATTACTATGGAGATGTCTATGGTGAATTCCTATGAAGACTGGATTGAATTGTATAAAAAACTGGTTTTCTGGGAGCTGAAACTCGAGAATATCAACGACCAGAGTATGGTAGAGATTTTGGAATCCCAAAAAGTGGAAGCCAACTCGCAGTTTGGGAAATTTATAGAACGCAATTACGAGGATTGGTTTTTACCAAAGGCGGATAAACCCATTCAATCGCATACTTTATTTCGGGAATTAGTGGTTCCCGAGATTGTCAAGAAAGACAAACCCATTCTATTTGTAGTTATCGATAACCTGCGCTACGACCAATGGAAATCTTTTGAAAGTGTGGTGGGCAATTATTACAAGCTGGAAAAAGAAGTGCCTTACTACTCTATCCTCCCTACTGCGACCCAGTATGCGCGAAATGCCATTTTCTCCGGTTTATTACCTGTTGAAATGGAAAAACAGTTTCCGCAATACTGGAAAAATGATCCCGAGGAAGGCGGTAAAAACCTGTATGAAGCGGAGTTTTTGTCGGCTCAATTGAAACGCCTTGGACTAAAAATCAAAGAAGATTATTTTAAAATCACCAATTTGGCCTCAGGGAAAAAACTGGTGGAGAATTTCAAGGGACTAAAAGACAATGATCTTGTGACGGTGGTTTACAATTTTGTGGATATGCTCTCTCACGCCAAAACCGAAATGGATGTAGTGAAAGAACTCGCCTCTGATGATAAAGCGTATCGCTCGCTGACCTTGAGTTGGTTTAAGAATTCACCCTTGCTAGAAATCATTCAACAGGCCCAAAAAATGGGTTTCAAATTGATTCTAACCACGGACCACGGAACCATAAACGTTAAAAACCCATCGAAAGTAGTGGGTGATAAAAACACGAGTTTGAATTTGCGTTACAAAACGGGTCGTAGCCTTACTTATGAGCACAAAGACGTGTATGCGGTAAAAGATCCTAAAAATATAGGCTTGCCTACCATAAATATGAGTAGTTCTTATATTTTTGCCAAAAATGATTTGTTTTTGGCCTATGTGAACAATTACAACCATTATGTGAGTTACTATAAGAATACGTATCAGCACGGCGGAATATCACTGGAAGAAATGATAATCCCGTTTTTGATATTTAATCCGAAGTAA
- a CDS encoding nucleotidyltransferase family protein, with protein MKKDEIINVLQKDKQYLKEKYGVVTIALFGSYAKGLENPDSDVDFFVEFSKPSYSILMGLYSYLENKLNSKIEIVRKGPHISERFFNNIKNDLIYV; from the coding sequence ATGAAAAAAGATGAGATAATCAATGTGCTACAAAAAGACAAGCAATACCTTAAAGAAAAATATGGTGTTGTGACAATCGCTTTGTTTGGTTCTTATGCTAAGGGGTTAGAAAATCCTGATAGTGACGTTGATTTCTTTGTTGAATTTAGTAAACCTTCTTATAGTATTTTAATGGGTTTATATTCTTATTTAGAAAATAAATTGAATTCTAAAATTGAAATTGTTAGAAAAGGACCGCATATTTCGGAGCGTTTTTTTAATAATATAAAAAATGATTTAATTTATGTATAA
- a CDS encoding DUF4258 domain-containing protein — MKFAQRFAYYLVGLVIGLFFVAMVFSGKDTRCNYFPNSRVLNDLRNKPFHYSEKASAILTEKWIDTIDIKNTLEFGDVDFDQSSTDFGKAKTYIIEGKTMKNQEIILKVSNRADKAILEDIIKK, encoded by the coding sequence ATGAAATTTGCACAACGTTTTGCCTACTACTTAGTGGGATTGGTTATCGGTCTGTTTTTTGTAGCAATGGTTTTTAGTGGTAAAGACACCCGTTGCAATTATTTCCCGAATTCCCGAGTTTTAAATGATTTAAGAAATAAACCTTTCCATTATTCTGAAAAAGCTTCCGCTATTTTAACCGAAAAATGGATAGACACCATCGATATAAAAAACACTCTAGAATTTGGAGATGTAGATTTTGATCAAAGCAGCACCGATTTTGGAAAAGCTAAAACCTATATCATCGAAGGTAAAACAATGAAAAATCAAGAGATTATCCTAAAAGTAAGTAACCGTGCTGACAAAGCGATTTTAGAAGATATCATCAAGAAATAG
- a CDS encoding GNAT family N-acetyltransferase, whose translation MNTKNAITIIPFSADLKEPFKELNYEWLKKYFKIEPKDKRVLSNPQEEIIDKGGMIFYAKYHDKIVGTVALINIDKNLFELSKMAVTDDVQGLGIGKKLLQHCIEAAEKQKIKTLLLYSNRSLVPAIHLYHKFGFVEVPLEEGVYERADIKMRKNIYGL comes from the coding sequence ATGAATACAAAAAACGCAATTACAATCATTCCTTTTTCAGCTGATTTAAAAGAACCTTTTAAGGAACTTAATTATGAATGGCTAAAGAAATATTTTAAAATTGAGCCCAAAGACAAGCGGGTACTTTCTAATCCACAGGAAGAAATTATTGACAAAGGCGGTATGATATTCTATGCTAAATACCACGACAAAATTGTAGGCACCGTAGCTTTAATTAATATAGATAAAAATTTATTTGAATTGAGCAAAATGGCCGTTACTGATGATGTTCAAGGACTGGGAATAGGAAAAAAACTGCTTCAACATTGCATTGAAGCAGCCGAAAAACAAAAAATAAAAACCCTTCTATTGTATTCGAATAGAAGCTTGGTACCTGCGATTCATTTGTACCATAAATTTGGATTTGTCGAAGTACCTCTAGAAGAAGGTGTATATGAACGAGCTGATATAAAAATGAGAAAAAATATTTACGGATTATAA
- a CDS encoding DUF86 domain-containing protein — protein sequence MYNDVYKYSLETILEHINICNKRFSEIDIATDFVATEYGQMVLDAIVTRLQAIGENVKNTSRKHNLLQDNYPEIEWDKIIRFRDFISHHYEMLDYEIVYEIGKNYLPKLELAIKKELGKFE from the coding sequence ATGTATAATGACGTTTATAAATATTCGTTAGAAACTATTTTAGAACATATCAATATTTGCAATAAAAGATTTTCGGAAATTGATATTGCAACAGATTTTGTCGCTACTGAATATGGACAAATGGTATTAGATGCTATCGTTACTAGGCTTCAGGCAATTGGCGAGAATGTTAAAAACACTTCCAGAAAACATAATTTACTGCAGGATAATTATCCGGAAATCGAGTGGGATAAAATCATTCGTTTTCGAGATTTTATTTCACATCATTATGAAATGTTAGATTATGAGATAGTTTATGAAATAGGAAAAAATTATTTACCTAAATTAGAATTAGCTATAAAAAAAGAGCTCGGTAAATTTGAATAA
- the tsaE gene encoding tRNA (adenosine(37)-N6)-threonylcarbamoyltransferase complex ATPase subunit type 1 TsaE, with protein sequence MEFIFSLDEIENIAKQVVAQSPNKVILFHGEMGAGKTTFIKQLAKTLGVTEATSSPTFSLVNEYQTTENQTVYHFDFYRLKNEIEAMDMGVDDYLYSGNWCFIEWAEQIPSLIPDEHSVITIKVLADGRRSLVLS encoded by the coding sequence ATGGAATTTATTTTTTCATTAGATGAAATCGAAAATATAGCAAAGCAAGTAGTGGCGCAAAGTCCTAACAAAGTGATTTTATTTCACGGAGAAATGGGTGCTGGAAAGACTACTTTCATAAAACAATTAGCTAAAACACTGGGGGTTACTGAAGCAACGAGCAGTCCAACCTTTTCTTTAGTTAACGAATACCAAACAACTGAAAATCAAACTGTTTACCATTTTGATTTTTATAGATTGAAAAACGAAATCGAAGCTATGGATATGGGTGTGGATGATTATTTATATTCTGGGAACTGGTGTTTCATTGAATGGGCCGAACAGATCCCCAGCCTGATTCCTGATGAACATTCGGTTATCACAATTAAAGTACTTGCTGACGGTAGACGCTCATTAGTACTCAGTTAA
- a CDS encoding DNA mismatch repair protein MutS: protein MISITEKTLQDLQFPTVLETISTICNTDIGKQKALEITPFRDKETLMQALMQTSEYVSSFQNNNAIPNHGFDAITHEIKFLAIEDSYLEVGSFRKIATLSSTVNFLLTYFKKFDDYYPYLNTRANEVEFTKEIITSIDAIVDKYGEIKDNASPMLQEVRRNMNLIRGKVNQSFGVALTQYNSLGYLDDIKESFVQNRRVLAVLAMYRRKVKGSILGSSKTGSIAYIEPEATLMYSRELSNLEYEESEEIMRILKQLSNDIRPFLSLLIQYQNFLSDIDVIAAKAKYANKINGILPTITDDRRLYFRDAYHPILYLNNKEKREITHPQTIELQQENRIIVISGPNAGGKTISLKTVGLLQLMLQSGMLIPVHERSETFLFDRILTDIGDNQSIENHLSTYSYRLKNMNYFLKKCNRKTMFLIDEFGTGSDPELGGALAEIFLEEFYHREAFGIITTHYSNLKILANELPFATNANMMFDEKSLEPMYKLALGQAGSSFTFEVALKNGIPFSLINRAKKKIEVGKVRFDKTIATLQKERSKMEKTSQTLKEEETKAREEGKKMETINVKIKQKLESYQELYDSNQKTIYIGQKIEDIAEKYFNNKNKKDLIGEFLKIIEIENSKRKKATPKEVKAIVAKKKEVIEEVTVQVEEIRAAKKEKKLKPVVEKIKHILKVGDRVRMIDGKAVGSIDVIEKNKATVNYGIFTSKVSLDSLEFVEAAKK, encoded by the coding sequence ATGATTTCGATTACAGAAAAAACATTACAGGATTTACAATTTCCAACCGTTCTTGAAACGATTTCTACAATCTGTAATACAGACATTGGAAAACAAAAAGCCTTAGAAATAACCCCTTTTAGAGATAAAGAAACTTTGATGCAGGCTTTAATGCAAACATCAGAGTATGTTTCCTCTTTTCAAAATAACAATGCGATTCCTAATCATGGCTTTGATGCCATAACACACGAAATTAAATTTCTGGCTATTGAAGACAGTTATCTTGAAGTGGGAAGTTTTAGAAAAATAGCTACCTTATCTTCTACGGTGAATTTTTTATTGACTTACTTTAAAAAATTTGATGATTACTATCCTTATTTAAATACCAGAGCCAACGAAGTAGAATTTACTAAAGAAATAATTACGTCGATAGATGCCATAGTTGACAAATACGGTGAGATAAAAGATAATGCTTCGCCTATGCTACAAGAAGTTCGTAGAAATATGAATCTTATACGCGGAAAAGTAAATCAGAGTTTTGGTGTGGCATTAACCCAATACAATAGTCTGGGTTATCTGGACGACATTAAAGAAAGTTTTGTTCAAAACCGTAGAGTTTTAGCAGTATTAGCTATGTATCGCCGTAAAGTAAAAGGATCAATTCTAGGAAGTTCAAAAACGGGTAGCATTGCTTATATCGAGCCAGAAGCCACCTTGATGTATTCTCGTGAATTGAGTAATTTAGAATACGAAGAGTCTGAAGAGATTATGCGTATTTTAAAACAATTGTCAAATGATATCAGGCCTTTTTTATCGCTGCTAATTCAATACCAGAATTTTCTAAGTGATATAGATGTGATTGCTGCCAAGGCAAAATACGCCAATAAAATTAACGGAATCCTGCCAACGATTACTGACGATCGTCGTCTTTATTTTAGAGATGCCTACCACCCTATTTTATATTTGAACAACAAAGAGAAAAGGGAAATCACACATCCACAGACTATTGAATTACAACAGGAAAACAGAATTATTGTAATTTCCGGTCCTAATGCTGGTGGTAAAACCATATCGTTAAAGACGGTTGGTTTACTTCAATTGATGCTACAGTCAGGTATGTTGATTCCGGTTCACGAACGCTCTGAAACGTTTTTATTCGATAGAATACTTACAGATATTGGTGACAACCAATCCATTGAAAATCACCTAAGTACTTACAGCTACCGATTGAAGAATATGAACTACTTCTTGAAGAAGTGCAATCGAAAAACGATGTTCTTGATTGATGAATTTGGTACTGGTTCTGACCCAGAATTGGGTGGAGCTTTGGCCGAAATATTCCTCGAAGAATTTTATCATAGGGAAGCTTTTGGAATTATCACAACGCATTATTCCAATTTGAAAATATTAGCAAATGAATTACCGTTTGCGACGAATGCTAATATGATGTTTGACGAAAAGTCGTTAGAGCCCATGTATAAATTAGCCCTGGGACAAGCTGGAAGTTCGTTTACTTTTGAAGTAGCTTTGAAAAACGGAATCCCTTTCAGTCTTATCAATAGAGCTAAAAAGAAGATTGAAGTTGGAAAAGTACGTTTTGACAAAACCATAGCCACACTTCAAAAAGAACGCTCCAAAATGGAGAAAACTTCACAAACATTAAAGGAAGAAGAAACCAAAGCGCGTGAAGAAGGAAAGAAAATGGAAACGATTAATGTCAAAATAAAACAAAAACTGGAAAGCTATCAGGAATTGTATGACAGCAATCAAAAAACAATATACATAGGTCAGAAAATTGAAGATATTGCCGAGAAATATTTCAATAATAAAAACAAGAAAGACCTAATAGGTGAGTTTTTAAAGATAATAGAAATAGAAAATTCGAAACGCAAGAAAGCCACACCAAAAGAGGTTAAAGCTATTGTTGCCAAGAAAAAGGAAGTCATTGAAGAAGTTACCGTTCAGGTAGAAGAAATTCGTGCAGCAAAAAAGGAAAAGAAACTCAAACCTGTAGTTGAAAAAATAAAACACATCCTGAAAGTAGGTGATCGCGTTCGAATGATAGACGGAAAAGCGGTAGGTAGTATTGATGTAATAGAGAAAAATAAAGCCACAGTAAATTATGGTATCTTTACTTCTAAGGTAAGCCTGGATTCATTAGAATTTGTGGAGGCCGCTAAGAAGTAG
- the ung gene encoding uracil-DNA glycosylase, which translates to MQIKLNSEWNSFLSDEIEKPYFQDLMKGVEKEYQNQTCFPPKELIFSAFDHCSFENTKVVIIGQDPYHGEGEANGLCFSVNDGVRIPPSLRNIYREMCDDLDTIFLPTSGNLESWAKQGVLLLNASLTVRKDTPNSHKHMKWNLFTDAVIQKISEEKDGVVFLLWGAFAHKKGLKIDRNKHLVLESGHPSPMSANMGKWFGNKHFSQVNAYLKKEGESEISWF; encoded by the coding sequence ATGCAAATCAAACTAAATTCCGAGTGGAACTCCTTTTTATCTGACGAAATTGAAAAACCTTATTTTCAGGATTTGATGAAAGGAGTGGAGAAAGAATACCAAAATCAAACTTGTTTCCCTCCTAAAGAGTTAATTTTTTCCGCTTTTGATCATTGCAGTTTTGAAAACACAAAAGTGGTCATAATAGGTCAGGATCCCTATCACGGGGAAGGGGAGGCTAACGGTCTTTGCTTTTCGGTAAATGATGGCGTCCGAATTCCGCCCTCTTTGCGAAACATCTATCGCGAAATGTGTGATGATTTAGATACTATATTTTTACCCACTTCGGGAAATTTAGAAAGCTGGGCAAAGCAAGGGGTTTTGTTGTTGAATGCTTCACTAACGGTTAGAAAAGACACGCCCAACAGTCATAAACACATGAAATGGAATCTTTTTACCGATGCTGTAATCCAAAAGATTTCGGAAGAAAAAGATGGTGTTGTATTTTTACTTTGGGGCGCTTTTGCACACAAAAAAGGATTGAAAATTGATAGAAACAAACATTTGGTTTTAGAATCCGGCCATCCTTCTCCAATGAGTGCTAATATGGGAAAATGGTTTGGGAACAAGCATTTTAGCCAAGTAAATGCGTATTTGAAAAAAGAAGGGGAATCTGAAATTTCTTGGTTTTAA
- a CDS encoding alanine dehydrogenase produces MSISITPFTKQQLLPQEEKLEVSRHKSELFIGIPKETSFQERRICLTPDAVTSLTYQGHRVMMEAGAGVNASYSDKEYSEAGAEITKDTNKVFSCPMILKVSPPTIAEIQMMNPQTILISAIQLKTKKKDYFDALTKKKITALAFEYIKDEDGSYPAVKSLSEIAGTASILIASELMITNEFGKGLLFGNITGVPPTEVVILGAGAVGEFAAKTAIGLGANVKVFDNSINKLRRLQNNLNQRIFTSTIQPKALLKALRRCDVAVGAMRGVERCPVIVTETMVEQMKNGAVIVDVSIDTGGCFETSEVTSHEMPTFIKSNVLHYCVPNIPSRYSKTASMCISNIITPYLLQIAGDGGIEPAIRFDYGLKNGVYMYHGILTNKAIGEWFDLPNNDINLIVF; encoded by the coding sequence ATATCAATATCAATAACTCCTTTTACAAAACAACAGCTTTTACCCCAAGAAGAAAAACTTGAGGTATCAAGACACAAAAGCGAACTTTTTATTGGTATCCCAAAAGAAACCAGTTTCCAGGAACGCCGCATTTGCCTAACCCCTGACGCTGTTACCTCACTAACTTATCAAGGACATCGGGTAATGATGGAAGCAGGCGCTGGTGTAAATGCCAGTTATTCTGATAAAGAGTATAGTGAAGCCGGAGCCGAGATAACTAAAGACACTAATAAAGTATTTAGTTGCCCAATGATATTAAAAGTATCACCACCCACTATTGCCGAAATACAAATGATGAATCCTCAAACGATTCTGATATCGGCTATCCAACTGAAAACCAAGAAGAAAGATTATTTTGACGCTTTAACCAAGAAAAAAATTACTGCCTTAGCATTTGAATACATCAAAGATGAAGATGGTTCCTACCCTGCCGTTAAATCATTAAGCGAAATCGCAGGAACAGCCTCCATATTAATTGCCTCTGAACTGATGATTACTAATGAGTTCGGAAAAGGACTGTTATTTGGTAATATTACAGGCGTCCCTCCTACTGAAGTGGTTATTTTAGGTGCTGGAGCCGTGGGCGAATTTGCGGCTAAAACCGCAATTGGTCTTGGAGCAAACGTAAAAGTTTTTGATAATTCGATTAATAAATTACGCCGTTTACAAAATAATTTAAACCAGCGTATTTTCACTTCAACCATACAACCTAAGGCTTTACTTAAAGCCTTAAGACGTTGTGATGTGGCTGTAGGCGCTATGCGTGGCGTAGAACGCTGTCCGGTAATTGTTACTGAAACTATGGTGGAACAAATGAAAAATGGAGCTGTAATTGTCGATGTTAGCATTGATACTGGAGGCTGCTTTGAAACATCAGAAGTCACTTCTCACGAAATGCCCACTTTTATAAAAAGTAATGTCCTGCATTACTGTGTACCTAATATTCCTTCTCGCTATTCTAAAACGGCTTCGATGTGCATTAGCAACATTATTACGCCTTATCTATTGCAAATTGCTGGAGATGGCGGTATTGAACCCGCTATCCGTTTTGATTACGGCTTGAAAAACGGTGTTTATATGTACCATGGAATCCTGACTAATAAAGCGATTGGGGAATGGTTTGATTTACCAAATAACGACATCAATTTAATTGTGTTTTAA